A DNA window from Desulfobaccales bacterium contains the following coding sequences:
- a CDS encoding tetratricopeptide repeat protein produces the protein MSKVIGFLSSNKSWLRLRPWGILGLCVCLMTGCASLGKVTALATGGGTSPETSKSQSYYHFLKAQQLLVADDVAGAIQEYKIALENDPDSPYLEMELAALYQRQGDVKEALAHAQKSIQLDPKQQEAYFLLAGLHVGLNQLDDATREYERILRLDPDNREARLFLATLYAQQRRYPQAIHAIQELLRLDPQLVVGYYYLGRIYLETDRLADAKKEFMRVLTMDPQFVPAMFDLGSTLERERQYSRALAIYRRIINLQPRNSRAWASIGRLYLIMNRYGEAQKVFHKIQDLEKNDPATNFNIALICLEQKLPDDAIRLFRPLLSHPRYENRARYFIGMAMEEKGDLKAAIREYQLVERHSEHFVQSRLRMAYLNFQMGDKEKARQILNELQTLAPNQEEVYLTKSYFFEEDNQWDRAIQALKAGLDKVERPAEIHFRLAVLYEKQNKRDDSIEQIKKVLELDPNNPDAQNFLGYTYAEKGINLDEAERLIREALRAKPNSGQIIDSLGWVLYKKGQYAKAVAELERAHHIMPQDSTVAEHLGDAYFQQKRYRDALRIYRRALAMENANKSELNKKINQLETLLKERAH, from the coding sequence ATGTCAAAAGTGATCGGTTTTTTATCTAGTAATAAATCCTGGCTGCGGCTGCGGCCTTGGGGGATTCTGGGGCTGTGCGTGTGCCTGATGACGGGCTGCGCCTCCCTGGGCAAAGTGACAGCCCTGGCGACCGGAGGCGGAACATCGCCGGAAACGTCGAAGAGTCAGTCATATTATCACTTTCTCAAGGCCCAACAACTGCTGGTGGCCGATGACGTGGCCGGGGCCATCCAGGAATATAAGATAGCCCTGGAAAATGATCCTGATTCTCCGTACCTGGAGATGGAGCTGGCCGCCCTCTACCAACGCCAGGGTGATGTCAAAGAAGCCCTGGCCCATGCCCAAAAATCCATCCAATTAGACCCCAAACAGCAAGAAGCCTATTTCCTCCTGGCCGGCCTCCACGTGGGTCTGAACCAGTTGGATGATGCTACCCGGGAATACGAGCGTATTTTGCGGTTAGATCCGGATAACCGGGAAGCCCGTCTCTTTTTAGCCACCCTCTATGCCCAGCAGCGGCGCTATCCCCAAGCCATTCATGCCATCCAGGAACTTTTGCGGTTGGACCCCCAACTGGTAGTGGGTTACTACTATCTGGGGCGCATCTACCTGGAAACTGATCGTCTGGCGGATGCGAAAAAGGAATTCATGCGGGTCCTCACCATGGATCCCCAATTCGTGCCGGCGATGTTCGATCTGGGGTCCACCCTGGAGCGGGAGCGCCAGTACAGCCGCGCCCTGGCCATATATCGCCGCATCATCAACCTGCAACCCCGCAATAGCCGGGCCTGGGCCAGTATCGGCCGCCTGTATCTGATCATGAACCGTTACGGTGAGGCCCAGAAGGTCTTTCATAAAATCCAAGACCTGGAGAAGAATGACCCGGCCACAAATTTTAACATCGCCCTTATCTGCCTGGAGCAGAAGCTGCCGGACGACGCCATCCGGCTCTTCCGCCCACTCTTGAGCCACCCCCGCTACGAAAATCGGGCTCGCTATTTCATCGGCATGGCCATGGAGGAAAAGGGTGATCTGAAGGCGGCTATCCGTGAATACCAACTGGTAGAGCGGCATTCCGAACATTTCGTCCAGTCCCGGCTGCGGATGGCTTACCTCAATTTTCAGATGGGCGACAAAGAAAAGGCCCGGCAGATCCTCAATGAACTTCAGACCCTGGCCCCCAATCAGGAAGAGGTTTATCTTACCAAGTCTTACTTTTTTGAAGAAGATAACCAGTGGGACCGAGCCATCCAAGCCCTCAAGGCAGGGCTCGACAAGGTGGAGCGGCCGGCGGAAATTCATTTCCGTTTGGCGGTGCTCTATGAAAAACAGAATAAGCGCGACGACAGTATCGAACAGATCAAGAAAGTCCTGGAATTGGACCCCAACAATCCCGATGCCCAAAATTTTCTCGGTTACACCTATGCCGAGAAGGGCATAAATCTCGATGAGGCGGAACGGTTGATCCGAGAGGCCTTGCGGGCCAAACCCAACAGCGGCCAGATCATTGACAGCCTGGGGTGGGTCTTGTATAAGAAGGGCCAATATGCCAAAGCGGTGGCCGAGCTGGAGCGGGCTCACCACATCATGCCTCAGGACAGCACCGTGGCAGAACATTTAGGGGATGCCTATTTCCAGCAGAAGCGTTACCGGGATGCCTTGCGTATCTATCGTCGGGCCCTGGCCATGGAGAATGCCAACAAATCTGAATTGAACAAAAAAATTAATCAGTTGGAAACTCTCCTGAAGGAACGAGCCCATTGA
- a CDS encoding Mut7-C RNAse domain-containing protein: MKFLVDQPLGGLAKWLRFCGFDASLVRLAADQPQGWPPPQPQIHILTRQKNCERLKRPDLLVLAAGEPEAQLEEVMRRLHISPRHLNPLSRCSHCNEPLIPLDRDLVQGRVPEHVFHYQRQFSECPRCHRVYWPGSHIRGITKTLREKLEKLATET; encoded by the coding sequence ATGAAATTCCTGGTGGATCAGCCTCTGGGCGGCTTGGCCAAGTGGCTGCGCTTTTGCGGCTTTGACGCCAGCCTGGTGCGCCTGGCCGCGGATCAGCCTCAGGGCTGGCCACCGCCCCAACCCCAGATTCACATTTTGACTCGCCAGAAAAATTGCGAACGCCTCAAGCGCCCCGACCTTCTGGTCCTGGCCGCGGGTGAGCCCGAAGCCCAGTTGGAAGAGGTCATGCGGCGCCTGCACATCTCGCCCCGCCACCTCAACCCCTTGAGCCGCTGTAGCCACTGCAACGAGCCCTTAATCCCGCTCGACCGGGATCTGGTCCAAGGCCGGGTTCCAGAGCATGTCTTCCATTACCAACGGCAGTTCTCGGAGTGCCCCCGGTGTCACCGGGTCTATTGGCCCGGCAGCCACATCAGGGGCATCACCAAAACCCTGCGGGAGAAGCTGGAAAAATTAGCCACCGAGACTTGA
- a CDS encoding MogA/MoaB family molybdenum cofactor biosynthesis protein, with protein sequence MFRVGILTVSDKGHAGEREDTAGAELGRQLDSRCFTVAAYQVVPDEPDVIAAQLVSWSDDDNLDLILTTGGTGLSPRDTTPEATLTVAQRLVPGIPEAMRAAGLAITPHAMLSRGVAVIRGSTLIINLPGSPKGARENLAAVAQALPHALEKLKGSPAECGAP encoded by the coding sequence ATGTTCAGGGTGGGCATACTGACGGTCAGTGATAAGGGGCACGCCGGGGAGCGGGAGGATACCGCGGGAGCCGAGCTGGGCCGCCAGTTGGACTCCCGGTGCTTTACGGTGGCCGCTTATCAAGTAGTGCCCGATGAGCCCGACGTCATCGCGGCTCAACTTGTATCTTGGAGCGATGATGACAACCTCGATTTGATCCTGACCACCGGCGGCACCGGCTTAAGCCCCCGGGACACGACGCCGGAAGCCACGCTTACCGTGGCCCAGCGCCTGGTGCCGGGAATCCCCGAGGCCATGCGGGCTGCGGGCCTGGCGATAACCCCTCATGCTATGCTTTCCCGGGGGGTGGCGGTGATCCGAGGCAGCACCCTGATCATCAATCTCCCCGGCAGCCCCAAGGGTGCCCGGGAAAATCTGGCCGCAGTGGCGCAGGCCCTGCCCCACGCCCTGGAAAAGCTCAAAGGCAGCCCGGCAGAGTGCGGCGCGCCTTGA
- a CDS encoding MOSC domain-containing protein produces MSNSSKKLHGRIHAVSVSDRKGVVKHNVPQARLLVEHGLEGDAHAEGGIRQVSLLSLDSINKMVAAGANVKPGDFAENLTIEGLEVMTLPVGTRLKVGEVELEITQIGKTCHKGCAIRQLVGDCVMPKEGVFVRVLSEGVVKPGDVIEVTDVQGGHTDGQ; encoded by the coding sequence ATGTCAAACTCATCAAAGAAACTCCACGGCCGTATCCACGCAGTCTCCGTCAGCGACCGCAAAGGCGTGGTCAAGCACAACGTGCCACAGGCTCGGCTGCTGGTGGAACACGGCCTGGAAGGCGACGCCCATGCCGAAGGGGGCATTCGCCAGGTCAGCCTGTTGTCACTGGATAGCATCAATAAAATGGTGGCCGCAGGGGCCAACGTCAAGCCCGGCGATTTCGCCGAAAATCTCACCATTGAAGGGCTTGAAGTCATGACCCTGCCGGTAGGGACCCGGTTGAAAGTTGGCGAAGTCGAGTTGGAAATTACCCAGATCGGTAAGACCTGCCACAAAGGCTGCGCCATCCGGCAGTTGGTAGGTGACTGCGTCATGCCCAAAGAAGGGGTTTTTGTCCGGGTGCTCAGCGAAGGCGTGGTTAAGCCGGGCGATGTGATCGAGGTGACGGATGTTCAGGGTGGGCATACTGACGGTCAGTGA
- the fusA gene encoding elongation factor G, with amino-acid sequence MSGKTTQIRNLVLIGHGGCGKTSLAEALLFGAGATSRLGKVDDGSSVLDHEPEEIKRKITISSAFHHYQWKKHTVYLADTPGDDNFLSDTRANLHVSDAAVVVVDAVDGVKVGTEKVWLTANQYSLPRLVFISKMDRERADFQRVLKEIRDVLEVQAVPILLPIGREADFKGVVDLISQKAYLSSGGGAKQEAGPIPDDMKDEVEALRSDLLNFAAESDDALIEKFLEEGELTPEEIYQGLRVGTLKGNFVPVLCGATSLGCPQLLDAINLYLPAPEDRGLVEGQHPTTKAEVALEPDPDGPLAAQVFKTVADPYAGRLSIFRIYSGTMTADSTVLNANRAVPERFGQLFLLEGKGQKAVPSLGPGAFGAVAKLKETVTGDTLTSEAKPLVLPAIAPSRPMVTFALEPKKQGEEDKVFSAFSKLIEEDPSLALTRNAETKEILLSGVGSVHIEATAEKLKRKFGVEVNLKSPKVPYRETIKGTVKVQGKYKRQSGGRGQYGDTWLEMEPLPKGSGFEFVDRIVGGAIPRQYIPSVEKGIAEAKNTGILAGFPVVDFRVSLYDGSFHDVDSSDMAFKIAGSMGFKKGMEQAHPTILEPVMKMTVTVPEENMGDIIGDLNGRRGRVLGVEAEGRYQVITAHVPMTEVLLYAPDLISKTGGRGTYEMEFDHYDEVPPHLAEKIIAEARAAQEKE; translated from the coding sequence ATGTCCGGCAAAACCACACAGATCCGTAACTTAGTATTAATCGGCCATGGAGGCTGCGGCAAAACCTCCCTGGCCGAGGCCCTCCTCTTTGGGGCGGGGGCCACTTCCCGGCTGGGTAAAGTCGATGACGGCAGTTCCGTCCTCGATCACGAGCCTGAAGAAATCAAGCGCAAAATTACTATCTCCAGCGCTTTTCACCATTATCAGTGGAAAAAGCACACGGTTTATCTGGCCGACACCCCCGGTGACGACAATTTCCTGTCCGATACCCGGGCCAACCTCCATGTGAGTGACGCCGCCGTGGTCGTGGTGGACGCGGTGGACGGCGTCAAAGTGGGCACCGAAAAAGTTTGGCTGACGGCCAACCAATACAGTCTGCCCCGCTTGGTCTTCATTAGTAAGATGGATCGTGAACGGGCCGATTTTCAGCGGGTCCTCAAGGAAATCCGGGACGTGTTGGAAGTCCAGGCCGTGCCCATCCTGCTTCCCATCGGTCGGGAAGCCGATTTCAAGGGCGTAGTGGATTTAATCAGTCAGAAGGCTTACCTGTCGTCCGGCGGTGGCGCCAAACAGGAAGCGGGTCCCATCCCCGACGACATGAAAGATGAAGTGGAAGCATTGCGCAGCGACCTGCTCAATTTTGCCGCGGAAAGTGACGATGCCCTGATCGAAAAATTCCTGGAAGAAGGGGAACTCACTCCCGAGGAGATCTACCAGGGGCTGCGGGTTGGGACCTTGAAAGGCAACTTTGTCCCGGTTCTGTGCGGGGCGACCAGCCTGGGCTGCCCCCAACTGCTTGACGCCATTAATCTTTATCTCCCCGCCCCCGAGGACCGGGGTCTGGTTGAGGGACAGCATCCCACCACCAAAGCGGAAGTCGCCCTGGAGCCGGACCCGGATGGTCCCCTGGCCGCTCAGGTCTTCAAGACCGTGGCCGACCCCTACGCCGGCCGCCTATCCATCTTTCGCATTTACTCCGGCACCATGACCGCTGACTCTACGGTCCTCAATGCCAACCGGGCCGTTCCGGAACGTTTCGGCCAGCTTTTCCTGCTCGAAGGCAAGGGCCAAAAGGCCGTGCCCAGCCTCGGTCCCGGGGCCTTTGGGGCCGTGGCCAAACTCAAGGAAACGGTCACCGGCGATACCCTGACTTCCGAGGCCAAGCCTCTTGTCCTCCCGGCCATTGCGCCATCCCGGCCCATGGTCACCTTTGCGTTGGAGCCCAAGAAGCAGGGAGAAGAGGACAAGGTCTTCTCCGCGTTTTCCAAGCTCATCGAAGAAGACCCTTCTCTGGCCCTGACCCGCAACGCCGAAACCAAGGAAATCCTGCTGTCCGGCGTCGGTTCGGTCCATATCGAAGCCACCGCCGAAAAGCTGAAACGCAAGTTCGGAGTGGAAGTCAATCTGAAGTCCCCCAAAGTGCCGTATCGGGAGACCATCAAGGGCACCGTTAAGGTCCAGGGCAAATATAAACGCCAGTCCGGCGGCCGGGGCCAATACGGCGATACCTGGCTGGAAATGGAGCCTTTACCCAAGGGTAGCGGCTTTGAGTTCGTCGACAGGATCGTCGGCGGCGCCATCCCCCGGCAGTACATCCCCTCGGTGGAAAAAGGCATTGCCGAAGCCAAGAATACCGGCATCCTGGCCGGTTTCCCAGTGGTAGACTTCCGGGTGTCTCTTTACGACGGGTCCTTCCACGATGTTGATTCTTCGGACATGGCCTTCAAAATCGCCGGGTCCATGGGCTTCAAGAAGGGCATGGAGCAGGCCCACCCCACTATTCTGGAACCCGTTATGAAGATGACGGTGACGGTGCCGGAAGAGAACATGGGGGATATCATCGGTGACCTCAACGGACGCCGCGGCCGGGTCCTGGGCGTGGAAGCCGAGGGGCGCTATCAGGTAATCACCGCGCACGTGCCCATGACCGAAGTGCTGCTCTATGCCCCGGATTTGATCTCTAAGACCGGTGGCCGGGGCACCTACGAGATGGAATTCGATCACTACGACGAGGTTCCGCCCCACCTGGCGGAAAAGATTATCGCCGAAGCCAGGGCGGCCCAGGAGAAGGAATAA
- a CDS encoding L,D-transpeptidase produces MKNWPRILTCFFALLCLFAGPGAAWGQEEDYSHFCEELKNSGLEVVDSGVAYGVPFVEIAIPPDSSITAICRRLPTLNNDFTRCRNRLGFFNALNPSYIKTKTLQPNSIAADTLKIPLDLRRVPEIFPATDSSLESYEAYLLVDIGKGFLGLYSKGDLQRVFPISAGAEDQRTPLFDFQVEGKDENHWSNIYESWMPWGLHLKGPYYIHGGVLPGKADSAGCIRLPIGDAEQLYNLVEVGTPGRIIDTPKVEQAIYPAPFCR; encoded by the coding sequence ATGAAAAATTGGCCACGCATCTTAACGTGTTTTTTCGCTTTGTTATGCCTGTTCGCCGGGCCTGGCGCCGCCTGGGGACAGGAGGAAGATTACAGTCATTTTTGCGAAGAGTTGAAGAACTCCGGACTCGAGGTGGTCGACTCAGGTGTGGCTTACGGCGTACCTTTCGTCGAGATCGCCATTCCACCGGACTCTTCCATTACTGCCATCTGCCGGCGCCTCCCCACTCTCAATAATGATTTCACCCGTTGCCGCAACCGGCTCGGCTTTTTTAACGCCCTCAATCCATCTTATATCAAGACCAAGACCCTGCAACCCAACTCCATCGCAGCCGACACCTTGAAGATCCCCCTGGATCTTCGCAGGGTCCCGGAAATTTTCCCCGCCACCGACTCATCCCTGGAAAGCTATGAAGCATACCTCCTGGTGGATATCGGCAAGGGCTTTCTGGGGCTCTATTCCAAAGGCGATCTGCAGCGGGTATTTCCCATATCCGCGGGGGCTGAGGACCAACGGACGCCGCTGTTCGATTTTCAAGTCGAAGGCAAGGATGAGAATCATTGGTCCAACATCTATGAGTCGTGGATGCCGTGGGGCTTGCACCTCAAGGGGCCGTATTACATCCACGGCGGGGTTCTGCCCGGTAAAGCCGACTCCGCCGGCTGCATCCGTCTGCCCATCGGCGATGCCGAGCAGTTGTATAACTTGGTGGAAGTTGGCACTCCAGGCCGGATTATCGATACTCCCAAGGTGGAGCAAGCTATCTACCCCGCACCTTTTTGTCGTTAA
- a CDS encoding putative metallopeptidase, producing the protein MKYEHVPDHIIEMYEKIRSQHFPQLVNSKILFLINKKKMVRKGNIVLGKMMKPSELVKFLSKDEAPEDGYDYIMLLDSKLITNCDDSDIVRVLRHELRHTFYDSDSLNPYKIIDHDFSDFYDEVELNKDDPAWAKRVSQTVSLMYDQEKDQK; encoded by the coding sequence ATGAAGTATGAGCATGTTCCTGACCATATTATTGAAATGTATGAAAAAATCAGATCTCAACATTTCCCTCAGTTGGTAAATTCCAAAATTTTATTCCTGATTAACAAGAAAAAGATGGTACGTAAGGGTAATATTGTTCTCGGTAAAATGATGAAACCTTCGGAGCTGGTAAAATTCTTATCCAAAGATGAAGCTCCCGAAGATGGTTACGACTATATCATGCTTTTGGATAGTAAATTAATTACAAATTGCGATGATAGTGACATTGTGAGGGTCTTAAGACACGAATTGAGACATACCTTTTATGATTCCGATAGTCTTAATCCATACAAAATCATAGATCATGACTTCAGTGATTTTTATGATGAAGTTGAATTAAACAAAGATGATCCAGCCTGGGCTAAAAGAGTGTCTCAAACCGTGTCATTGATGTATGACCAGGAAAAAGATCAGAAATAA